A DNA window from Agarivorans sp. TSD2052 contains the following coding sequences:
- a CDS encoding HopJ type III effector protein, whose protein sequence is MAIIDANFEFTPSALINGQQSNTTGENSGSCKLFAFAQIQGLDQQQTWHLFGQYMP, encoded by the coding sequence ATGGCAATTATCGACGCAAACTTCGAGTTTACGCCAAGCGCCTTAATCAATGGACAACAAAGCAATACAACTGGAGAAAACTCGGGTTCTTGTAAACTGTTTGCCTTTGCTCAAATACAAGGATTAGACCAGCAACAAACCTGGCATTTATTTGGGCAGTATATGCCGTGA
- a CDS encoding metal-dependent hydrolase, protein MDSVTQIALGASIAAAVGLKPFGRKVLLVGALLGTLPDLDVFIDYGNAIDNYTQHRGFSHSLFVLTALSVLLYFIMLKLKPPLRQHKLALLLVILLPLITHPLLDTFTTYGTQLLWPISSPPIAWHSIFIIDPLYTLPLLISVIFLWFSANTQRWLSINKVALVVSCAYLAWGQLSQTIITDRVKQDPLVLNSPLLVMPTPFNTIYWRVMSYQEDNYYEAFTHLGDKAPLQWHRYANNRYLVKDSQPDYLPRLEWFSHGWLRFDERDGQLQITDLRLGVAGYHPFTFVIAEQAEQQQTLANWQSIEPLQLPRAKVSQQQLLTEMRDKLGLTFNQE, encoded by the coding sequence ATGGATTCTGTAACACAAATTGCCCTTGGTGCCAGCATTGCCGCCGCTGTGGGATTAAAGCCTTTTGGCCGTAAAGTATTACTGGTAGGCGCGTTGTTAGGCACTCTGCCCGACCTAGATGTTTTTATTGATTACGGCAATGCCATTGATAACTACACGCAGCATCGTGGATTTAGCCATTCGCTGTTTGTGCTTACCGCTCTGTCGGTGTTGCTCTATTTTATTATGCTGAAACTAAAGCCCCCTTTGCGTCAGCATAAACTGGCGCTATTGTTAGTGATTTTGTTACCGCTAATCACCCACCCACTATTAGATACCTTTACCACCTACGGCACCCAGTTATTATGGCCTATAAGTTCGCCGCCCATAGCTTGGCATAGCATCTTTATCATCGATCCCCTCTACACCTTACCACTGTTAATCAGCGTGATTTTTTTATGGTTTAGCGCCAATACACAACGCTGGTTAAGCATTAATAAGGTCGCCTTAGTGGTGAGCTGTGCATACTTAGCCTGGGGTCAGCTATCGCAAACGATAATTACTGATAGAGTAAAGCAAGACCCGCTGGTACTAAATAGCCCGCTACTGGTGATGCCAACCCCCTTTAACACTATTTATTGGCGAGTGATGAGTTACCAAGAAGATAATTATTACGAAGCATTCACCCACCTTGGTGACAAGGCGCCATTGCAGTGGCATCGCTACGCCAATAACCGCTATTTAGTGAAAGACTCGCAACCCGACTACTTGCCTCGTTTAGAGTGGTTTAGTCACGGATGGCTACGTTTTGATGAACGTGACGGGCAACTTCAAATTACTGATTTACGCCTAGGTGTTGCCGGTTACCACCCATTTACCTTTGTGATTGCAGAGCAAGCAGAACAGCAACAAACTCTGGCTAACTGGCAAAGTATTGAACCCTTGCAATTACCCAGAGCAAAGGTAAGCCAACAACAGCTCCTTACCGAGATGAGGGACAAACTCGGCCTAACTTTTAACCAAGAATAG
- a CDS encoding linear amide C-N hydrolase, which yields MKKSIITLAIIASTSLGLVGTSNACSRLIADTPSHGITVARSYDWGGSELQSIAEVQPVGTSRTTKAVPEYKNPASWTVKYQTMSFTEVETFHNTTGEAINTEGLSASLLYQNPSKAFINDVKDDGSAAVHMSDIVPFLVEQFATVEEVVEFFEAGNFQTAWTTGIGGHQHGFHFSVQDKSGDIALFQLNAGGKMVMHRGDVNSDLRVMANAPLQQDHRTYMKDFDMNDSTTLPSSISSADRNVRGMYATANTKFVDANAEWVDVRGKMKAMFDFGNKVPQDLVDPTNDESYTTWETYVYNLNSGDVTYYNEGNASQVSLSMSDVAEFTQPMCADIYTQAKTNGEVVFTPCS from the coding sequence ATGAAAAAATCAATCATTACGTTAGCAATTATTGCCAGTACATCACTAGGTTTAGTGGGTACATCTAACGCATGCTCTCGTTTAATCGCCGACACACCTTCGCACGGTATCACGGTTGCTCGTTCTTACGACTGGGGCGGTTCTGAGTTGCAATCTATCGCTGAAGTACAACCAGTGGGCACAAGCCGTACGACTAAAGCTGTACCTGAATATAAGAATCCCGCTAGCTGGACAGTAAAGTATCAAACCATGTCATTTACTGAAGTTGAAACCTTCCATAATACAACGGGCGAAGCGATAAACACTGAAGGCCTCTCTGCTTCACTATTATACCAAAACCCGTCTAAGGCGTTTATTAATGATGTAAAAGACGATGGTAGCGCGGCGGTACATATGTCAGATATCGTTCCTTTCTTAGTTGAGCAGTTTGCAACAGTAGAAGAAGTGGTTGAGTTTTTTGAAGCAGGCAACTTTCAAACAGCTTGGACCACTGGTATTGGCGGACACCAACATGGTTTTCACTTTTCAGTACAAGATAAATCAGGTGACATTGCATTATTCCAATTAAACGCAGGCGGGAAAATGGTGATGCATCGTGGCGATGTAAACAGCGACTTACGGGTAATGGCCAATGCACCGTTGCAGCAAGATCACCGAACTTATATGAAAGATTTCGATATGAATGACTCAACCACACTCCCTAGTTCTATTAGCTCTGCAGACCGAAATGTACGAGGTATGTACGCTACGGCAAACACTAAGTTTGTAGATGCGAATGCCGAATGGGTAGATGTACGCGGTAAAATGAAAGCTATGTTCGATTTTGGAAACAAAGTACCGCAAGATTTAGTCGACCCTACCAATGACGAGTCATATACAACCTGGGAAACTTACGTTTATAACTTAAATAGCGGTGACGTAACTTATTACAACGAAGGGAACGCAAGCCAAGTATCATTAAGCATGAGCGATGTTGCTGAGTTTACCCAGCCAATGTGTGCAGATATCTACACCCAAGCTAAAACAAACGGCGAAGTGGTATTTACCCCGTGTTCATAG
- a CDS encoding VOC family protein encodes MKMSHVGIMVGDMDKAVEFYTNALGLEIVMGKSEVIEEKETAIGRMCIAVFGDGFKGFNIAHLVTQDGIGFELFEMKDREEKHNVDFTKIGIFHYSLETTDFEGVIEKVEQYGGKVRMDIMRYHPEDDSRPYKMVYLEDPFGNLFELYSHTYSETYSSEYE; translated from the coding sequence ATGAAAATGAGTCATGTAGGTATTATGGTTGGCGACATGGACAAAGCGGTTGAGTTTTATACCAACGCATTAGGTCTTGAGATTGTGATGGGCAAGTCTGAAGTCATCGAAGAGAAAGAAACAGCCATTGGCAGAATGTGTATCGCTGTATTTGGCGACGGTTTTAAAGGCTTTAATATCGCCCACCTTGTTACTCAAGATGGTATTGGTTTTGAATTGTTCGAAATGAAAGACCGTGAAGAAAAGCACAATGTTGATTTCACTAAAATCGGTATCTTCCATTACTCATTAGAAACCACTGATTTTGAAGGTGTGATTGAGAAAGTGGAACAATACGGCGGAAAAGTGAGAATGGATATTATGAGATATCACCCTGAAGATGATAGCCGCCCTTACAAAATGGTGTATTTAGAAGACCCCTTTGGTAACCTTTTTGAGCTTTATTCACATACATACTCTGAAACTTATTCTTCTGAGTACGAATAA
- a CDS encoding ammonia-forming cytochrome c nitrite reductase subunit c552, with amino-acid sequence MYLLKQLVTLSLLFISSVVLAQEYIGNESCAECHETEVENWQPSHHAKAMQPATEANVLGNFSNSRFESEDGWTVFNYDENGFYIETGPTGKAGIRYPVPYVFGYTPLQQILVDIGTGRLQAYTVAWDSRTKEQGGQRWYNLYQQAHTPDTPFYWKSQFNNWNARCAECHSTELKRGYNAATDDYNTTWSEINVSCEACHGPASRHVTLKKAEDTGDSTSLIANSGFNQPLHKRSHWLFKEGKTSAERYERSPISLDHGQPDQCAACHSRRVALTDGAGPHNFTEHYIPRLAVPDLYHNDGQILDEVYVYGSFSQSKMAAAGVVCTNCHEPHSGKVISQDNSLCTQCHSPSNFDTQEHTLHQAGSEGAVCIDCHMPSQRYMGVDDRRDHAYRVPNPWVSEALASPDVCLNCHQDKDTQWSQQQLEHKKAKVFADYSDIGPALLLSQLAPQRGQENIATLVLDESLPAMRRAVLLSHLDVSQPNNMAVLNSAANSPQSLVKLGVLHALESAPYNLQLQIGFGLLYDEDKNVRLQAIRLLAPAFRQSLPEKAQQPMQDALMEAVVTYQQQQDLLSAQLALADLAYKVGDTEQATIQYINALKIQPSFLPAKLNLASIYRETSQLTKAQVLLQEILTIEPKHAMALHNLGLIYVVQRQWPNALSALNMASELENDNRRFAYVYLLALEASGDITAAKRQLDKLELMTPGDPALSEIRARLK; translated from the coding sequence ATGTATCTTTTAAAACAACTCGTTACGCTTTCCTTACTCTTTATCAGTTCAGTTGTTTTAGCCCAAGAATACATCGGCAATGAAAGCTGCGCTGAATGCCATGAAACAGAAGTAGAAAATTGGCAGCCATCCCATCATGCCAAAGCAATGCAGCCCGCCACCGAAGCAAACGTACTCGGCAACTTTAGTAATAGCCGTTTTGAATCGGAAGATGGTTGGACAGTTTTCAATTACGACGAAAATGGCTTTTACATCGAAACAGGCCCCACTGGAAAAGCTGGCATTCGTTATCCTGTGCCTTATGTGTTCGGCTACACACCACTTCAACAAATTTTAGTCGACATTGGCACTGGTAGGCTACAAGCTTATACCGTTGCTTGGGACTCCAGAACCAAAGAACAAGGGGGTCAACGTTGGTATAACCTATATCAGCAGGCCCATACACCAGATACACCGTTTTACTGGAAAAGCCAGTTTAACAATTGGAATGCACGCTGTGCTGAATGCCACTCTACAGAGTTAAAACGCGGTTACAATGCCGCCACTGATGATTACAACACAACATGGAGTGAAATCAATGTTAGTTGTGAAGCTTGCCATGGCCCAGCATCAAGGCATGTCACACTCAAGAAGGCCGAAGACACGGGTGACTCCACCAGCCTCATCGCCAACTCAGGCTTTAACCAGCCTTTACATAAGCGCAGCCACTGGTTATTCAAAGAAGGGAAAACCAGCGCCGAGCGTTATGAACGCTCTCCCATTTCCTTAGATCATGGTCAACCAGACCAATGCGCTGCATGCCATAGTCGGCGGGTAGCCCTCACCGATGGTGCAGGCCCCCATAATTTTACCGAGCATTACATACCAAGACTCGCTGTGCCTGATTTGTATCATAATGACGGTCAAATTTTGGATGAGGTGTATGTATATGGCTCATTTAGCCAAAGTAAAATGGCGGCAGCAGGGGTGGTTTGCACAAATTGCCATGAACCACACAGTGGTAAAGTGATAAGCCAAGACAATAGTCTTTGTACTCAATGCCATTCACCCAGCAATTTTGATACTCAAGAACACACTTTACATCAAGCAGGCTCTGAAGGTGCGGTATGTATAGATTGCCATATGCCTTCACAACGTTATATGGGGGTGGATGATAGACGAGATCATGCTTATCGCGTTCCTAACCCATGGGTAAGCGAGGCCTTAGCTTCGCCAGATGTTTGCCTTAATTGCCACCAAGATAAAGATACTCAGTGGTCTCAGCAACAATTGGAACACAAAAAAGCCAAAGTATTCGCTGACTATAGCGATATAGGCCCGGCTCTTTTACTCAGCCAATTAGCCCCTCAGCGGGGGCAAGAAAATATTGCTACCTTGGTGCTTGATGAAAGTTTACCCGCCATGCGCCGCGCGGTATTACTTAGCCACCTCGATGTTAGCCAACCGAATAACATGGCGGTATTAAACTCTGCGGCCAATAGCCCCCAAAGTTTAGTGAAACTAGGTGTATTACATGCGCTAGAGTCAGCCCCCTATAACCTCCAGCTTCAAATCGGTTTTGGTTTACTTTATGACGAAGATAAAAATGTTCGCTTACAAGCGATTCGCTTATTAGCACCAGCATTTAGGCAATCATTACCAGAAAAAGCACAGCAACCCATGCAAGATGCCTTAATGGAAGCGGTAGTCACCTACCAACAACAACAAGATTTGTTATCGGCGCAACTCGCCCTAGCCGACTTAGCTTATAAAGTCGGTGACACTGAACAGGCCACCATCCAATACATCAACGCCCTAAAAATCCAGCCCAGCTTTTTGCCGGCTAAGCTAAATTTGGCCAGTATTTACCGTGAAACTAGTCAACTAACAAAAGCCCAAGTGTTGTTACAAGAGATCTTAACCATAGAGCCCAAGCATGCTATGGCTTTACATAACCTTGGCCTAATTTACGTTGTACAAAGGCAATGGCCAAATGCATTATCTGCACTAAATATGGCTTCAGAGCTTGAAAATGATAATCGCCGTTTTGCCTATGTTTACTTGCTTGCCTTAGAAGCGAGTGGCGATATAACCGCAGCCAAACGACAACTTGATAAACTAGAATTAATGACTCCTGGCGACCCAGCACTATCTGAAATTCGAGCTCGCTTAAAGTAA
- a CDS encoding LysR family transcriptional regulator: MLNLEQLSAFIAAAEKGSFSAAARHTGKSQSSVSIAVNNLELDLGITLFDRSSKYPSLTHQGERLYEQAKVLMRQAERLQSYAQAAVNEVEDIVKIAIDPIVPLTVIDIALEKMSRKFPHTQVQLLKLSGQHLNDAVLNEEVQLGVHLASKAVPDNLDFVSIAQIEWVCVCSPDSALADMQEVDNETLIAQRQIVCSSMLENAALKNSGKVSQDTWQAFDQDDLVRLVEQGLGWAFLPKQMAVEKQASGTLIEFAPEFQRTAMYYPADLVWKANLKQGPVMRFLIELLPQLC; encoded by the coding sequence ATGCTTAATCTTGAACAACTATCAGCCTTTATTGCCGCAGCAGAAAAAGGATCTTTTTCTGCTGCAGCGCGCCATACTGGTAAAAGCCAAAGTTCGGTGAGCATTGCTGTTAATAATTTGGAGCTTGATTTAGGTATTACTTTGTTTGACCGCAGCAGTAAGTACCCTAGTTTGACCCATCAAGGAGAGCGTTTGTATGAACAAGCCAAAGTGTTAATGCGACAAGCTGAACGCCTACAAAGTTATGCGCAAGCCGCAGTGAACGAAGTTGAAGACATCGTTAAAATTGCAATTGACCCTATCGTTCCATTAACCGTAATTGATATTGCCTTGGAAAAAATGTCCAGAAAATTTCCTCATACTCAAGTGCAACTATTAAAACTGTCGGGGCAACATTTGAACGACGCTGTATTAAATGAAGAGGTGCAACTGGGAGTACATTTGGCTTCTAAAGCGGTGCCCGATAACTTAGATTTCGTGTCTATAGCGCAAATTGAATGGGTCTGCGTGTGCAGCCCTGATTCAGCATTGGCTGATATGCAAGAGGTAGACAACGAAACGCTGATTGCACAGCGTCAAATTGTTTGCTCTAGTATGTTAGAAAACGCCGCCCTGAAAAATTCGGGTAAAGTATCGCAAGATACTTGGCAGGCTTTTGATCAAGACGATTTAGTGCGGTTAGTGGAACAAGGCCTAGGTTGGGCCTTTTTACCTAAACAGATGGCGGTAGAAAAACAAGCGTCGGGCACACTCATTGAGTTTGCCCCCGAGTTCCAGCGTACAGCTATGTATTACCCGGCTGACTTAGTCTGGAAAGCTAACTTGAAGCAAGGCCCCGTTATGCGTTTCTTAATCGAGCTGTTACCGCAATTGTGTTAA
- a CDS encoding HAD family hydrolase has protein sequence MKTIQTMTLLFFLVLAFIGQTMADTTEPLSSWNQGKTKQQIIEFVNKVVMADSPDFVPAAERIAVFDNDGTLWAEQPMYFQLFFALDRIKQLAPEHPEWNTTEPFASALKGDMKGIIAGGEQAILDIVMASHAGMTTEEFEVIVKDWLATAKHPDTQRLFTDMVYQPMLELLSYLRANDFKTFIVSGGGIEFIRPWSEQVYGIPPEQVIGSSIKVAFEMREGAPVLVRQPALDFYDDKEGKVVAIHQQIGRRPIAAFGNSDGDLQMLQWTTAGQGARFALYVHHTDEKREWAYDRESSIGKFDKGLDQALAKSWTIVDMKQDWKRIFSADK, from the coding sequence ATGAAAACGATTCAAACAATGACATTGTTGTTTTTTTTAGTGTTGGCTTTTATCGGTCAAACGATGGCGGATACGACCGAGCCGCTTAGCTCATGGAACCAAGGGAAAACTAAGCAACAAATTATCGAGTTTGTAAACAAGGTTGTAATGGCCGATTCGCCGGATTTTGTGCCAGCGGCTGAACGGATTGCTGTATTTGATAATGACGGGACGCTATGGGCAGAGCAACCCATGTACTTTCAACTATTTTTCGCCCTTGATCGTATCAAGCAACTTGCTCCAGAACATCCAGAGTGGAATACCACCGAGCCCTTTGCTTCTGCGCTTAAAGGCGACATGAAAGGCATTATAGCGGGGGGCGAGCAGGCTATTCTCGACATCGTCATGGCTAGCCATGCAGGTATGACCACCGAAGAATTCGAAGTGATTGTTAAAGACTGGCTTGCGACCGCCAAGCATCCTGATACTCAACGCTTATTCACAGACATGGTTTATCAGCCCATGCTTGAATTGTTGAGTTACCTTAGAGCTAATGATTTTAAAACATTTATTGTATCTGGCGGGGGCATCGAATTTATCCGCCCTTGGTCTGAACAGGTTTATGGTATCCCTCCTGAACAGGTCATCGGTAGCAGTATAAAAGTGGCCTTTGAGATGCGAGAAGGAGCGCCGGTGCTTGTGCGTCAACCAGCGCTGGACTTCTATGATGATAAAGAAGGCAAAGTGGTCGCTATTCACCAGCAAATTGGCCGACGCCCAATTGCCGCGTTTGGTAACTCTGACGGTGATTTACAAATGCTACAATGGACTACCGCTGGACAGGGAGCGCGGTTTGCACTGTATGTTCACCATACTGATGAAAAGCGAGAGTGGGCTTATGACAGAGAATCTAGTATTGGTAAATTTGACAAAGGCCTAGATCAAGCGCTAGCTAAATCGTGGACCATTGTGGATATGAAACAAGATTGGAAGCGCATTTTCTCGGCAGATAAATAG
- a CDS encoding BamA/TamA family outer membrane protein encodes MNRRLNNPELVNSIPPSVTGVVGAGTSNGTKIAGLFHSGNWDNDNVRYLGGLFTADINLKYYASSNALGTDLSMKGHYFFQEIDFRLGDSNFFAGAEYTYMASEATIGMPNLIPDIKPMGFNSKDAGMALKLSYDSTDNPFAPRQGLKTAFKAKRFDQQFGGDFNYDNYSAYAHGYHRLSSKWGLNVRADMKSVSKGAPFYAKPFIDMRGIAAMRYQADNTAVAELEVTYDIDSRWTLLAFAGTGKAFDHNVAVTNTNFQGAQGGGVRYLLSRQLGLRAGVDVAKGPEEWALYFQLGSSW; translated from the coding sequence GTGAACAGACGATTAAACAACCCAGAGTTGGTCAATAGTATTCCCCCCAGTGTAACTGGCGTGGTTGGAGCAGGCACATCGAATGGAACAAAAATAGCGGGGCTGTTTCACTCCGGTAACTGGGATAATGACAATGTGCGCTATTTAGGTGGGTTGTTTACTGCTGATATCAACCTAAAGTATTATGCAAGCTCCAACGCGCTAGGTACTGACCTATCAATGAAGGGGCATTATTTTTTCCAAGAGATTGATTTTCGTCTTGGCGACAGCAACTTTTTTGCCGGCGCTGAATATACCTATATGGCTTCTGAAGCCACCATCGGCATGCCTAATCTAATACCAGACATTAAACCGATGGGCTTTAATAGCAAAGATGCAGGAATGGCCTTGAAGCTATCCTACGACAGTACCGACAATCCTTTTGCTCCCCGGCAAGGCCTAAAAACAGCCTTCAAAGCCAAACGATTCGACCAACAGTTTGGCGGTGACTTTAATTACGATAACTACTCGGCTTACGCCCATGGTTATCATCGCTTGTCGTCAAAATGGGGGCTAAATGTTCGCGCCGATATGAAGAGTGTCTCGAAAGGCGCACCATTTTATGCCAAACCGTTCATTGATATGCGAGGCATCGCAGCAATGCGTTACCAAGCAGACAATACTGCGGTAGCCGAGTTAGAAGTGACTTATGATATTGACTCTCGTTGGACCTTGTTAGCTTTTGCGGGTACCGGAAAAGCATTTGATCATAACGTAGCTGTTACCAATACTAACTTTCAAGGTGCGCAAGGAGGTGGGGTTCGTTATCTATTATCTCGCCAGTTAGGCTTAAGAGCTGGTGTCGATGTCGCCAAAGGGCCAGAAGAATGGGCCCTATACTTTCAGTTAGGAAGCTCATGGTAA
- a CDS encoding LysR family transcriptional regulator, which translates to MYSLRQLQAFVATCEQGSFKLAAIALNKRASTVAELVSTLEDESNTQLFERQTRKLVLTESGKHLLPVAKATVREASCFSAVVDNLHQAVPTTFSVAIDSMLSHPAISRSYQVILQQFPNIELEVLVGDTLQVVDWITTNKAEIGLVASALSEFENITQFTAFNFELVEVASSQQFTRGEVVSNTTMRELLQLQFKHLAQFNLDKRYQIGHRICYVNNLQEMLNMVSEGVGWAFLPRTIAQPWIDAGKIVEFSIEGGTPVYWFAEIVHLSAKEPSLAGDVFMQEVMNLKTFESNPSK; encoded by the coding sequence ATGTATTCGTTACGGCAACTACAAGCCTTTGTGGCTACTTGCGAACAAGGCAGCTTTAAGCTGGCGGCTATTGCGTTAAATAAGCGCGCGTCTACCGTTGCAGAGTTAGTCAGTACCCTAGAAGATGAAAGTAATACTCAGTTGTTTGAGCGCCAAACTAGAAAGCTCGTGTTAACAGAATCTGGTAAGCATTTATTGCCGGTAGCAAAGGCCACCGTAAGGGAGGCTTCGTGTTTCTCCGCGGTGGTAGACAACCTACACCAAGCGGTGCCCACCACATTTTCAGTGGCTATTGATAGCATGTTGAGTCATCCCGCGATTAGCCGAAGCTATCAAGTTATTTTGCAGCAGTTTCCTAATATTGAGCTAGAAGTTTTGGTGGGTGATACCTTGCAGGTAGTTGACTGGATAACCACGAATAAGGCTGAGATTGGACTTGTCGCCTCAGCCCTATCTGAGTTTGAAAATATCACCCAATTTACCGCTTTCAATTTCGAATTAGTTGAGGTGGCATCTTCTCAACAGTTTACTCGTGGGGAGGTCGTGTCTAATACTACAATGCGGGAATTACTGCAGCTTCAATTTAAACATCTAGCCCAATTCAATTTAGATAAACGCTATCAAATTGGCCACCGCATTTGTTATGTAAATAACCTGCAAGAGATGCTGAATATGGTATCTGAAGGGGTCGGCTGGGCATTTTTACCTCGAACTATTGCTCAGCCCTGGATAGATGCGGGTAAAATAGTTGAGTTTTCTATTGAAGGTGGCACACCGGTATATTGGTTTGCGGAAATTGTTCACCTTAGCGCAAAAGAGCCCAGCCTTGCCGGTGATGTTTTTATGCAAGAGGTGATGAACTTGAAAACCTTTGAAAGTAATCCGAGTAAATAA
- a CDS encoding type 2 periplasmic-binding domain-containing protein, translating into MTYRQITSEYFDEMQLSELFGYVSFETWQVSALQDIARMVEEDMGFALLPKALVAERENFGTLKVFEPTFRPAKNPIYTPLEACYLPRSEFGPAQAYFLSLLVFSQT; encoded by the coding sequence ATGACTTATCGGCAAATCACCTCTGAGTATTTTGATGAAATGCAACTGTCTGAGTTATTTGGTTATGTTAGTTTTGAAACCTGGCAAGTCTCTGCGCTTCAAGACATAGCCCGTATGGTAGAAGAAGACATGGGATTTGCGTTATTACCCAAAGCGCTGGTGGCAGAACGAGAAAACTTTGGTACATTAAAAGTGTTTGAACCTACTTTTCGCCCTGCTAAAAACCCTATCTACACACCATTAGAAGCCTGTTATTTGCCTCGTAGTGAATTTGGTCCCGCGCAAGCGTATTTTCTTTCATTGCTGGTATTTAGCCAAACATAA
- a CDS encoding arylsulfatase, which translates to MLKTLRSGFTILSIGALGLASASLMAAEKPNILVIWGDDIGQSNISAYTFGLMGYKTANIDSIAKEGMMFTDYYAEQSCTAGRSTFITGQSVLRTGLSKVGFPGADLGLRAEDITIAEALKPMGYATGQFGKNHLGDKDEFLPSAHGFDEFLGNLYHLNAEEEPENIDYPKDPEFRKKFGPRGVIKSSADGKIEDTGPLTKKRMETIDDETVEAAMAFMEKTVKADKPFFVWWNGTRMHFRTHIKPDLQGSSGISNYADGMLEHDRHVGLLLKKVDDLGIKDNTIVFYSTDNGPHMNSWPDAGLTPFRGEKNTNWEGAYRVPAMVRWPGKIKAGEVSNEIMHHMDWLPTFAAIAGDDKVKEKLLKGHKANGKEFKNHLDGYNFLPYLTGAEEAGPRQEIFYFSDDGDLTGLRYNNWKMVFMEQRAQGTLQIWAEPFVELRVPKIFNLRMDPYETADRTSNTYWDWVIDRVFLLVPAQTYVAKYLASFEEFPPRQKAASFNLSQVMEKLQQPGSH; encoded by the coding sequence ATGCTAAAAACCTTAAGAAGTGGCTTTACCATATTATCTATTGGGGCTTTGGGTTTGGCATCTGCCAGCCTAATGGCTGCTGAAAAACCCAATATTTTGGTGATATGGGGCGATGATATCGGCCAATCCAACATCAGTGCTTATACCTTTGGGCTTATGGGTTATAAAACCGCCAATATCGACAGCATAGCGAAAGAAGGCATGATGTTTACCGACTACTATGCCGAGCAGTCTTGTACAGCGGGACGCTCAACCTTTATTACCGGTCAAAGTGTATTACGCACAGGTCTAAGTAAAGTGGGTTTCCCTGGGGCAGATCTAGGCTTACGAGCCGAAGATATCACTATTGCTGAAGCCTTGAAACCCATGGGGTATGCAACAGGCCAATTTGGCAAAAACCATTTAGGCGATAAGGATGAATTTTTACCCTCAGCCCATGGTTTTGATGAGTTTCTTGGGAATTTATACCACCTAAACGCCGAAGAAGAACCTGAAAATATAGATTACCCAAAAGATCCTGAGTTCCGCAAAAAATTTGGTCCTCGTGGCGTCATTAAGTCTTCCGCCGATGGGAAAATTGAAGATACCGGGCCCTTAACCAAGAAGCGCATGGAAACCATCGACGATGAAACCGTTGAAGCAGCCATGGCCTTTATGGAAAAAACCGTTAAAGCCGACAAACCTTTTTTTGTTTGGTGGAACGGCACCCGGATGCATTTTCGTACCCATATCAAGCCTGATTTACAAGGTAGTTCAGGTATAAGTAACTACGCCGACGGCATGCTTGAACATGATAGGCATGTAGGCTTACTACTGAAAAAAGTAGATGACTTAGGAATTAAAGATAATACCATCGTCTTTTACTCTACAGATAATGGCCCTCATATGAACAGTTGGCCTGATGCAGGCTTAACACCGTTCCGTGGTGAGAAAAATACCAACTGGGAAGGCGCATACCGAGTTCCGGCAATGGTACGCTGGCCAGGTAAGATTAAGGCAGGCGAAGTTTCTAACGAAATCATGCACCATATGGATTGGCTGCCAACATTTGCCGCTATTGCTGGTGATGACAAAGTGAAAGAAAAATTGCTTAAAGGCCACAAAGCCAACGGCAAAGAATTCAAGAATCACTTAGATGGCTATAACTTCCTGCCTTACCTTACGGGTGCAGAAGAGGCTGGCCCGCGTCAGGAAATATTCTATTTTTCAGATGACGGTGACCTTACTGGATTACGCTATAACAACTGGAAAATGGTATTCATGGAGCAGCGTGCTCAAGGTACCTTGCAAATTTGGGCAGAACCGTTTGTTGAGTTACGCGTACCCAAGATCTTTAACTTAAGAATGGACCCATACGAAACCGCTGATCGCACCTCAAATACCTACTGGGATTGGGTAATAGATAGAGTGTTCTTACTTGTTCCTGCGCAAACTTATGTAGCCAAGTATTTAGCAAGCTTCGAAGAATTCCCTCCACGTCAAAAAGCAGCTAGCTTCAACTTGTCTCAAGTAATGGAGAAACTGCAACAGCCAGGGTCGCATTAA